One Aegilops tauschii subsp. strangulata cultivar AL8/78 chromosome 7, Aet v6.0, whole genome shotgun sequence genomic window carries:
- the LOC141027418 gene encoding uncharacterized protein, which translates to MEGAEFSEAVDPGGAEYAKGAAKYRKDHQALTAIYSAMSKDVLQHFDGKNSAKEAWETIKILHQGHDRVKEAHLQSLMRSYECLKMDESETVDQFASRLKCLVNDIRSYGSTLEEVAIVRRLLRAAPARYIQIVTSIEQCLDLKTLTVEDLIGRFKAHDERIRLSLSDSEESEHLILTKTQWIALLKEKQGGSTSSGKKKGKGKQRSARKNFADSDDEAAPEPPRRKFDIKKVRCYKCGLLGHFKTDCEETPKQQALMAEEGDDEDMMLMCELVDEEDPDDHD; encoded by the coding sequence ATGGAGGGAGCTGAGTTCTCGGAAGCCGTGGACCCCGGCGGTGCCGAGTACGCGAAGGGCGCGGCGAAGTACCGGAAGGATCATCAGGCGTTAACGGCGATCTACTCCGCCATGTCGAAGGATGTGCTGCAACACTTCGATGGAAAGAACTCGGCAAAGGAGGCATGGGAGACCATCAAGATCCTGCACCAGGGTCATGACCGTGTCAAGGAAGCACACCTTCAGTCCCTGATGAGAAGCTATGAGTGCCTGAAGATGGATGAAAGTGAGACGGTCGATCAGTTTGCCTCCCGTCTCAAGTGCCTCGTCAATGACATACGCAGCTATGGTTCAACCCTTGAAGAAGTTGCGATCGTCCGACGACTTTTGCGTGCCGCGCCGGCACGCTATATCCAGATCGTCACATCGATCGAACAATGTCTCGACCTGAAAACTCTCACGGTTGAGGATCTCATCGGAAGGTTCAAGGCCCATGATGAGAGAATCCGTCTCAGCTTGAGCGACTCGGAGGAGAGTGAGCACCTCATACTGACAAAGACGCAATGGATCGCACTATTGAAAGAAAAGCAAGGCGGATCCACGAGCAGCGGCAAGAAGAAGGGGAAGGGGAAGCAGCGCTCGGCGAGAAAGAACTTCGCCGACTCGGACGACGAGGCTGCACCTGAACCACCGAGGAGGAAGTTTGACATAAAAAAAGTAAGGTGTTATAAGTGTGGCCTCCTCGGTCACTTCAAGACTGACTGCGAGGAAACACCGAAGCAACAGGCGCTCATGGCCGAGGAAGGAGACGACGAGGATATGATGCTGATGTGCGAGCTAGTGGACGAAGAGGATCCAGATGATCATGATTAG